In a single window of the Amycolatopsis sp. cg5 genome:
- a CDS encoding MFS transporter produces the protein MTPVRAENTAGNTAEDAAGDTKDTAELWTAKRVNRTALLTMVVMLFAWSVDYVDRFSISMALPLIGREFGVGKTEQGWLITVFALVYMICQIPAGYLADRFGSRGPMLVTLVMWSVFTAFSGMAGTFGMLLVIRGLFGVCQGCFPAASIKAISERTTPENRATTTGVMMAAGGVGAGIAPLIVGPLLLAVGWRHTFVWIAACGVILGVAVWALLPKPLPARLSENRKETQSPQGISRKQVLRSPVIWKFALLFCVSNMLAYGLVTWVPSYLVEVRHLPLDQTGVYAAIPMLVGIGTTILGGWLFDKYFHDRARWYLAVVSLVTAGLLALMVNASGTVEFTVYETLAVGVSSMATMAVFGLPLRVLPPALAGLGAGIMNFGGQVAGAVAPVVMGLLADHFSFTAAFGFLIVTTVLTAVVAFWVPQHAGQFTFR, from the coding sequence ATGACGCCGGTCCGAGCGGAGAACACAGCGGGAAACACAGCGGAAGACGCAGCCGGGGACACAAAGGACACAGCCGAGCTGTGGACGGCCAAGCGGGTCAACCGGACCGCGTTGCTGACCATGGTGGTCATGCTGTTCGCCTGGTCGGTGGACTACGTGGACCGGTTCTCGATCAGCATGGCGTTGCCGTTGATCGGGCGGGAATTCGGGGTCGGCAAGACCGAACAGGGCTGGCTGATCACGGTTTTCGCGCTCGTTTACATGATTTGCCAGATTCCTGCCGGGTATCTCGCGGACCGGTTCGGGTCGCGGGGGCCGATGCTGGTCACCTTGGTCATGTGGTCCGTCTTCACCGCGTTTTCGGGAATGGCGGGCACTTTCGGGATGCTGTTGGTGATTCGCGGGTTGTTCGGGGTGTGCCAGGGATGTTTTCCGGCGGCTTCGATCAAGGCGATCTCCGAACGGACGACGCCGGAGAACCGGGCGACCACGACCGGGGTGATGATGGCGGCCGGTGGGGTCGGCGCGGGTATCGCTCCGCTGATCGTCGGGCCGTTGCTGCTGGCGGTCGGGTGGCGGCACACGTTCGTGTGGATCGCGGCCTGCGGCGTGATACTGGGTGTCGCGGTGTGGGCGCTTCTGCCGAAGCCACTGCCTGCGAGGCTCAGTGAGAACCGCAAGGAAACCCAATCGCCGCAAGGGATCTCGCGTAAGCAGGTGCTCAGGTCCCCGGTGATCTGGAAGTTCGCGCTGCTGTTCTGCGTGAGCAACATGCTCGCCTACGGGCTGGTCACCTGGGTGCCGAGTTACCTGGTCGAGGTGCGGCACCTGCCGCTGGATCAGACCGGCGTGTACGCGGCGATCCCCATGCTGGTCGGGATCGGGACCACCATTCTCGGCGGCTGGCTGTTCGACAAGTACTTCCACGACCGGGCGCGCTGGTATCTGGCGGTGGTGTCGCTGGTGACCGCCGGGCTGCTGGCGTTGATGGTCAACGCGAGCGGGACCGTCGAGTTCACCGTGTACGAGACGCTCGCCGTGGGGGTGTCGAGCATGGCGACCATGGCCGTTTTCGGGCTCCCGCTCAGGGTTCTGCCGCCCGCCCTGGCCGGGCTGGGCGCCGGGATCATGAACTTCGGCGGGCAGGTGGCCGGTGCGGTCGCGCCGGTGGTCATGGGGTTGCTGGCCGACCACTTCTCGTTCACCGCCGCGTTCGGGTTCCTCATCGTCACCACCGTGCTCACCGCGGTCGTCGCCTTCTGGGTGCCGCAGCACGCGGGCCAGTTCACCTTCCGGTAA
- a CDS encoding serine hydrolase: protein MREILARAEEVGVQVWLHAEEVDGPGRIGIGESEPVVTASVFKVPVALELARQAAEGELDLAEPVTVPPGHPTPSPYGLATFQHEVTMSWADLAVLMIGISDNVATDLILAKVGIPKVAALLETLDLPNTVVTSDCADLLATIGEDLGEPYLDDELLLAKLPVERLLELRALDPKQNRGTTPEEITKLLSLIWRDEAAPPRACADVRRWLGLQVWPHRLRSGFPDDAIKTSGKTGTLPLVRNEVGVVEYPDGGRYAVGVFTRAVDARARVPERDAFIGFAAAHAVGLLRSA from the coding sequence ATGCGAGAGATACTGGCCCGCGCGGAAGAAGTGGGTGTCCAGGTGTGGCTACACGCCGAGGAGGTCGACGGGCCCGGCCGGATCGGGATCGGCGAGAGCGAGCCGGTGGTGACCGCGTCGGTGTTCAAGGTGCCGGTCGCGCTGGAACTCGCGCGCCAGGCCGCCGAGGGTGAACTCGACCTCGCCGAGCCCGTGACCGTGCCGCCGGGGCATCCGACGCCGAGCCCGTACGGCCTGGCGACGTTCCAGCACGAGGTCACCATGTCGTGGGCGGATCTCGCGGTGCTCATGATCGGCATCAGCGACAACGTCGCGACCGACCTGATCCTCGCCAAGGTCGGCATCCCGAAGGTCGCCGCGCTGCTCGAAACCCTCGATCTGCCCAACACGGTCGTCACCAGTGACTGCGCCGACCTGCTCGCCACCATCGGAGAGGACCTCGGCGAGCCGTATCTCGACGACGAACTACTGCTCGCGAAGCTGCCTGTCGAGCGGTTGCTCGAGCTCCGCGCCCTGGACCCGAAACAGAACCGCGGCACCACGCCGGAGGAGATCACCAAGCTGCTGAGCCTGATCTGGCGTGACGAGGCGGCGCCGCCGCGGGCGTGCGCGGACGTCCGGCGCTGGCTCGGGCTGCAGGTCTGGCCGCACCGGCTGCGCTCCGGCTTCCCGGACGACGCGATCAAGACCAGTGGCAAGACCGGCACGCTTCCCTTGGTACGCAACGAGGTCGGCGTCGTCGAGTATCCCGATGGCGGCCGGTACGCGGTCGGCGTCTTCACCCGCGCCGTCGACGCCCGAGCCAGGGTGCCGGAGCGCGACGCGTTCATCGGATTCGCCGCCGCGCACGCCGTCGGCCTGCTGCGCTCTGCCTGA
- a CDS encoding serine hydrolase domain-containing protein, translated as MSKLQEIGAWLENRLPGLLAENKVPGAAVAVYAGGELVEAAAGVLNRETGVETTTDSVFQIGSITKVWTTTLAMQLVDEGKLDLDVPVRTYLPNFKLQDEDAAARVTTRQLLSHTAGFEGDIFTDTGRGDDAVEKLVDSFGDVPQLFAPGELFSYNNAGFCVLGRLIEVLREKPFADCLRDHLFTPLGLTHVAPSPYEAIRFRAAHGHVQTDPDAEPELAPASVLAPSNAPAGSMLAMRPRDLIAFAAMHLRDGEGQNGTRVLSAESARAMREAQIQVPKTGLVGDTWGLGWTLYDWPGGPVPGHDGGTIGQSSFLRIVPGKDVAVVVLTNGGNVMAVAEKILGKALAELAGVEVPPLPVPDAAAPRVDASRFVGEYTSSVERTVISQDEDGRIWMEKSPKGVFADLLVPGKIELVAFGEDTLIPLKPVQGIYVPHSFIGDDGDGRALLLHAVRGVRRVNA; from the coding sequence GTGTCGAAACTGCAAGAAATCGGTGCCTGGCTGGAAAACCGGCTGCCCGGACTGCTCGCCGAGAACAAGGTGCCCGGCGCCGCGGTCGCGGTCTACGCCGGCGGCGAGCTGGTCGAGGCCGCGGCCGGCGTGCTCAACCGCGAGACCGGTGTCGAGACGACCACCGACTCGGTGTTCCAGATCGGCTCCATCACCAAGGTGTGGACGACCACGCTCGCCATGCAGCTCGTGGACGAGGGCAAGCTGGACCTCGACGTACCCGTCCGCACCTACCTGCCGAACTTCAAGCTCCAGGACGAAGACGCCGCCGCTCGCGTCACCACGCGTCAGCTGCTCAGCCACACCGCGGGCTTCGAGGGCGACATCTTCACCGACACCGGCCGCGGCGACGACGCCGTCGAGAAGCTCGTCGACAGCTTCGGCGACGTGCCGCAGCTGTTCGCGCCGGGGGAGCTGTTCTCCTACAACAACGCCGGCTTCTGCGTGCTCGGCAGGCTGATCGAAGTCCTGCGGGAGAAGCCGTTCGCGGACTGCTTGCGCGATCACCTCTTCACCCCGCTCGGCCTCACCCACGTGGCGCCCAGCCCCTACGAGGCGATCCGCTTCCGAGCCGCGCACGGCCACGTCCAGACCGACCCGGACGCCGAACCCGAACTCGCGCCCGCCTCGGTGCTGGCGCCCTCGAACGCGCCTGCCGGGTCGATGCTCGCCATGCGCCCGCGCGACCTGATCGCCTTCGCCGCCATGCATCTGAGGGACGGCGAAGGTCAGAACGGCACCCGCGTGCTGAGTGCGGAAAGTGCCCGCGCGATGCGGGAAGCCCAGATCCAGGTGCCGAAGACCGGGCTGGTCGGCGACACCTGGGGACTCGGCTGGACGCTCTACGACTGGCCGGGCGGCCCGGTGCCGGGCCACGACGGCGGCACGATCGGCCAAAGCTCGTTCCTGCGCATCGTGCCGGGCAAGGACGTCGCGGTCGTCGTACTGACCAACGGCGGCAACGTGATGGCGGTCGCCGAAAAGATCCTCGGCAAGGCGCTGGCCGAACTGGCCGGTGTCGAGGTGCCCCCGTTGCCGGTGCCCGACGCCGCCGCCCCGCGTGTCGACGCGAGCCGGTTCGTCGGCGAGTACACCTCATCGGTCGAACGGACCGTGATCAGCCAGGACGAGGACGGCCGGATCTGGATGGAGAAGTCGCCCAAGGGCGTCTTCGCGGACCTGCTCGTGCCGGGCAAGATCGAGCTGGTCGCGTTCGGCGAGGACACGCTGATCCCGCTGAAGCCGGTGCAGGGCATCTACGTCCCGCATTCCTTCATCGGCGACGACGGCGACGGCCGTGCGCTGCTCCTGCACGCCGTCCGCGGCGTCCGGCGGGTGAACGCATGA